ACCTGCCGGCATGTATTCTGCATTTTACAGCGGGATGCGTGATATGAAGACCAAGTTGATTGAGGCGAAGGATAGATTGGGTGGTCGCATGCTCTTTTATCCAGAGAAAATGATCTGGGACGTTGGCGGCGTTACCCCGATTCTGTGTGAAAATTTGATTAAACAGCTGGAAGAACAGGCGAGAACGTTTGAGCCAACGATTGTGTTCGAACAGCAAATTGAAGGATTCAAACGTCAGCCTGATGGCACAATTCTGCTGACATCGCATACAGGAGAACAACACTGGACACGTACCGTCATATTGGCGATCGGGTATGGTATATATAAAATGGCCAAACTGGAGCTTGAAGGCGCTGACCGTTATGAGGTTACGAACCTTCACTACACAGTACAGGAGCTTGAACCTTTCCGTGGCAAACGGGTACTGATCTCTGGTGGGGGTGACTCCGCTGTCGATTGGGCCAATGAGCTTGAAGCACTGGCAGAACAAGTGACGGTGGTGCATCGTCGTGACCGCTTTGGTGGATTGGAGCGCAATGTACTGCGGATGAGAGAATCCTCAGTAGATATTCGGACACCATACGCCGTTGATACCCTACATAGTCAAAGTGGTGAGATCATCGAACAGGTGACGATATCCCATGTTGAGACAGGTGAGAGTGAAGTTCTTGATGTGGATGCGATTATCGTCAACCATGGCATGAAGAGTGATTTTGGCCCGATCCGGGATTGGGGACTTGATCTTGGTGAATGGCATGTCACCACAACAGAGAAGCTGCAAACGAATATTCCAGGCGTCTTCGCTGCAGGAGACTTTGTAGATTATGGAAGTAAACTGTATCTGATTGCTGGTACATTTACGGATGCGGCCCTCGCGGTAAACAGTGCAAAACTGTATATGGACCCTGAGGCAGAGAAAGTTGCCTATGTGTCTTCCCATAACAGCCGTTTCAAGGAGAAAAATAAAGCACTTGGTGTTGTGGAAGAATAGAATCTCTTCATATAATTCAACTCCAATTGTTCAAATCAAACGAAGTAGTTCTGGCTGATGTCGGAACTGCTTTTTTTTGTTTCCATTTTCGGTATGAACCTCCTCAAATTGCACAACATAGAACAGGCACCGGAATTGAACATGCATCATCAACTGTCTATAATGAGCCTTAGAAGTGAGGAGAAACATCAAGAAACGTTAAACAGATTAGAGTGGAGTGCACAATTATGAAAAAAGAAATTCAACGTATATCCACATTCATTCATCGGTGGTTCAAAGGCCCTGAGAAAAAACGCATCAAATGGTCGGAAGTCTATCTCGCTGTTGCTGGGAAAATGCACCGACTTCTGGTGGAAGGCCGGCGCGCACGTTCAGCAGCCAGGAGGCTGCATCAGGATTTGCCTATTATCGCTTTGGGCCAGATGAAGCTGGAGCCGGGAGATATTTTATATACGCCAAGTTCGGAATCGACTTATTACGCCGGGCATATGGGGATTATTGGACTCGACGGTAAAGTGTATCACGTACACCCTTATGGACCTGTGTTTGCCGATTCCTTGGAATGGTACGTTACCCGCTTTTATGAGGGGGACCGTTTCATTGTATTTCGTTCCCGTTTGAATCAGGCTGGTGTGAAGGCAGCGCAGTGGGTGCATGATCATTATAAGCAGGTGAAATTCTATCGATTGCAGACGAATCTGCGCAGCATTGAACGAAACTATTGTTCCAAATTTATATATCAGGCGTACCAGTTTACATCTGGACTTGATCTGTGGAGCCGAAAGTTTGTGAAGCTGAATCAGGGATATATCTATCCGTTTCGAATTGAGCGCTCACCCGCGCTGGAGGTTCTTGGAACGTTTTATAAATAAGGCTAGTTAACCGACGGAAGTTCCTTACTTTTACAAGAGGAAGGGGCGGGTTCTGTCGGTTTTTTTTGTATGCATAGAGATCAAAAACAGGAAAAAGGCTCAAAACGTCGAATA
Above is a window of Paenibacillus sp. E222 DNA encoding:
- a CDS encoding NAD(P)/FAD-dependent oxidoreductase codes for the protein MDQHLELYDVTIIGGGPAGMYSAFYSGMRDMKTKLIEAKDRLGGRMLFYPEKMIWDVGGVTPILCENLIKQLEEQARTFEPTIVFEQQIEGFKRQPDGTILLTSHTGEQHWTRTVILAIGYGIYKMAKLELEGADRYEVTNLHYTVQELEPFRGKRVLISGGGDSAVDWANELEALAEQVTVVHRRDRFGGLERNVLRMRESSVDIRTPYAVDTLHSQSGEIIEQVTISHVETGESEVLDVDAIIVNHGMKSDFGPIRDWGLDLGEWHVTTTEKLQTNIPGVFAAGDFVDYGSKLYLIAGTFTDAALAVNSAKLYMDPEAEKVAYVSSHNSRFKEKNKALGVVEE